In Fusarium oxysporum Fo47 chromosome IX, complete sequence, the following proteins share a genomic window:
- a CDS encoding uncharacterized protein (expressed protein) produces MGDVDDQGRFWVSEGGGKWWCIDLRPTSNTFGQLLSSGTSATNLLSGVGDWAYVPGGGNYLYAVQASVIESGLLRTNIVRWSLTTQKWERFQSYPNLILTTLNLVWGAVMAAPDGTLFAQETVLGQTWKFTLGSTANPTAIPGGAILNLLGSDGARCAGTLVS; encoded by the coding sequence AtgggtgatgttgatgatcaaGGAAGGTTCTGGGTATCCGAAGGTGGAGGTAAATGGTGGTGCATTGATTTGAGACCGACTAGCAACACTTTCGGCCAGCTTCTGAGCTCTGGCACGTCAGCTACCAATCTCCTTTCTGGCGTGGGTGACTGGGCATATGTCCCTGGTGGAGGCAACTATCTCTACGCCGTCCAAGCGTCAGTCATCGAGAGTGGCCTCCTTAGAACAAACATCGTTCGATGGTCGTTGACCACGCAAAAGTGGGAGCGGTTCCAATCCTACcccaacctcatcctcacaaCTCTCAATCTTGTCTGGGGTGCCGTCATGGCAGCACCGGACGGGACCCTCTTCGCTCAGGAGACAGTATTGGGTCAAACGTGGAAGTTCACACTCGGATCCACAGCAAATCCTACGGCTATACCAGGTGGTGCTATTCTCAACTTGCTAGGATCAGATGGAGCCAGGTGCGCGGGTACTTTAGTTTCATGA
- a CDS encoding histidine phosphatase superfamily, with translation MKFTTVSALLALAPPALADWHFAKNKEIKYTSVEGFFMQDDLATNPTGFDYAQWNFGLLNRTYPTDPKNPRKGYKTQWERFEQYVKHLNRNASRDKTRYKVLVMGRHGEGWHNAAESFYGTPAWNCYWGLQSGNGTATWEDPLLTPAGEAEAHKANAYFKTRFENEGMPFFDSYYTSPLARCVETAVETFQSLKLPKDKPFVPMVKELLREGVSIRTCDHRRSKSFIKTLAKKIKFEKGFSDKDKLWTGKEGETGEHQLARSKEVLDDIFTSDNAVWISISSHSGEITKLLQALNHRPFRLATGQIIPVLVRADVVSEEPTSTYASWTTEATCNAPPVTSIGGQGCVCSTTLASAPAKAT, from the exons ATGAAGTTCACTACCGTCTCTGCGCTTCTGGCCCTTGCGCCGCCTGCTCTTGCGGATTGGCATTttgccaagaacaaggagatcAAGTATACTTCTGTTGAAGGGTTCTTCATGCAAGATGATCTTGCCACCAACCCTACCGGCTTCGACTAC GCCCAATGGAACTTTGGTCTCTTGAACCGCACTTATCCCACTGATCCCAAGAACCCCCGAAAGGGCTACAAGACTCAGTGGGAGCGCTTCGAGCAGTATGTCAAGCACTTGAACCGTAATGCTAGCCGTGATAAGACGCGCTACAAGGTTCTTGTCATGGGACGTCATGGTGAGGGTTGGCACAACGCCGCGGAATCCTTCTACGGAACGCCCGCCTGGAAC TGCTACTGGGGTCTTCAGTCCGGCAACGGAACAGCGACATGGGAGGATCCTCTCCTCACACCCGCAGGTGAAGCCGAAGCTCACAAGGCAAACGCCTACTTCAAGACCCGCTTTGAGAACGAAGGCATGCCATTCTTCGACTCATACTACACCTCCCCTCTCGCCCGCTGCGTCGAGACCGCCGTGGAGACATTCCAGAGCCTCAAGCTCCCCAAGGATAAACCTTTCGTCCCAATGGTCAAGGAACTTCTCCGCGAGGGCGTCAGCATCCGAACATGCGACCACCGTCGCagcaagagcttcatcaaaactcttgccaagaagatcaagttCGAGAAGGGTTTCTCCGACAAGGATAAGCTCTGGACTGGCAAGGAGGGCGAGACGGGTGAACACCAGTTGGCGCGAAGCAAGGAAGTTCTCGATGATATCTTCACAAGTGACAATGCTGTCTGGATCAGTATTAGCAGTCACTCTGGTGAGATCACCAAACTTCTCCAGGCTCTCAACCATCGACCATTCCGTCTTGCGACCGGTCAGATCATTCCTGTTCTTGTTAGAGCTGATGTCGTTTCTGAGGAACCTACGTCTACGTATGCTTCTTGGACTACTGAAGCTACCTGCAACGCTCCTCCTGTGACTAGCATTGGAGGACAGGGCTGTGTTTGCTCTACTACGCTTGCATCTGCACCAGCAAAGGCGACATGA
- a CDS encoding aminotransferase, translating into MAPSAVETQDVNLTAAAIHKKDLAQPTVNGTPQVQAPLDASKLTYTYTQSPRSVPDEANAHSGDETIATDHMVLASWKVSTGWAAPELKPYGPLSLMPTASVLHYATECFEGLKVFRGYDGKLRVFRPDRNAARLRMSASRISLPVFEPAEVEKLIIALLSVDGTKWLPADRAGSFLYIRPTIIGTAPQLGVSAPKEALLYIIVTYMPRMDAPPGGMRLHTSPDDMVRAWVGGFGYAKVGANYGPSLLATADARTRGFHQILWLYGAQGECTEAGASNFFVVWKRKDGKKEIITAPLDDKLILDGVTRRSCLELARERLGDEYEITERKYTIAEVVEADAEGRLIESFAAGTAYFICPVSQIHHRGQDINIPMGAEGEAGEVTGKIKGWLGDIMYGRTEHPWGVVIPEKKQ; encoded by the exons ATGGCTCCCTCCGCCGTCGAGACCCAGGACGTAAACCTCACAGCCGCAGCAATCCACAAGAAAGATCTCGCCCAACCCACCGTCAACGGCACTCCCCAGGTCCAGGCTCCCCTCGACGCTTCAAAGCTCACATACACATACACACAATCCCCCCGCTCCGTCCCCGATGAAGCAAACGCTCACTCCGGCGACGAGACCATCGCCACAGACCACATGGTCCTCGCATCATGGAAGGTCTCTACCGGCTGGGCTGCCCCAGAGCTCAAGCCCTACGGACCGCTGAGCCTCATGCCCACTGCCTCCGTGCTGCACTACGCTACAGAGTGCTTCGAGGGTCTCAAGGTTTTCCGTGGTTATGATGGGAAGCTCCGTGTGTTCCGCCCTGATCGTAACGCTGCGCGTCTTCGCATGTCGGCGAGCCGTATCTCGCTTCCCGTCTTTGAGCCAGCAGAGGTagagaagctcatcatcgCTCTTCTTTCCGTCGACGGCACCAAGTGGCTTCCCGCCGATCGCGCTGGAAGCTTCTTGTACATCCGCCCAACCATCATCGGAACTGCTCCTCAGCTCGGTGTCTCTGCTCCCAAGGAGGCTCTCCTCTACATTATCGTGACCTACATGCCCCGCATGGACGCTCCCCCCGGCGGAATGCGTCTTCACACATCCCCCGACGACATGGTGCGCGCCTGGGTCGGTGGCTTCGGGTACGCCAAGGTTGGCGCCAATTACGGCCCTTCTCTGCTCGCCACGGCTGATGCACGAACCCGTGGATTCCACCAGATTCTCTGGCTGTACGGTGCTCAGGGCGAGTGTACCGAGGCTGGAGCCAGTAACTTCTTTGTTGTCTGGAAGCGaaaggatggcaagaaggagatcATTACTGCTCCTCTTGATGATAAgctgatccttgatggtgtCACCCGCCGAAGCTGTCTTGAGCTGGCTCGTGAGCGTCTGGGTGATGAGTATGAGATTACCGAGCGAAAGTACACCATCGCTGAGGTCgttgaggctgatgctgagggtcGTCTTATCGAGTCTTTCGCTGCTGGTACTGCT TACTTCATCTGCCCCGTCTCCCAGATCCACCACCGTGGACAGgacatcaacatccccaTGGGCGCTGAGGGTGAAGCCGGCGAGGTCACCGGCAAGATCAAGGGCTGGCTGGGTGACATCATGTACGGTCGCACAGAGCACCCCTGGGGCGTTGTCATCCCCGAAAAGAAGCAGTAA
- a CDS encoding flavo protein: MLHRIQHGHDAHHEHHMRNSTEALEQARGDGKRHILLAASGSVATIKLVQIINGLKSQHNISIRLILTRSASEFLSGQSLEQPTVDQISRLPHVDAVYTDAHEWAQPWKRNAPILHIELRRWADVLVISPLSANTMAKIVNGMCDNLLTSVVRAWDVTGTVDGVKKKILVAPAMNTCMWNHPITARQLRVLEDEWGGENGWFEVLRPISKNLACGDVGNGAMVTWETIVEAIENKIKA, from the coding sequence ATGCTTCACAGAATTCAACACGGGCACGACGCCCATCACGAGCACCATATGCGCAACTCAACTGAAGCTCTCGAACAGGCCCGAGGCGATGGCAAGCGCCATATTCTCCTCGCCGCCTCTGGTTCCGTGGCGACAATTAAGCTCGTTCAGATTATAAATGGTCTCAAATCACAACACAACATCTCCATCCGTCTCATCCTCACTCGATCAGCATCGGAATTTCTCTCAGGACAAAGTCTTGAACAACCCACTGTTGATCAAATCTCTCGTCTTCCGCATGTCGACGCTGTTTATACAGATGCGCATGAGTGGGCACAGCCGTGGAAGCGCAATGCACCGATTTTGCATATTGAGCTACGACGCTGGGCGGATGTTTTGGTTATTTCACCATTGAGCGCGAATACTATGGCCAAGATTGTCAACGGCATGTGCGATAATCTCTTGACGTCTGTTGTTCGAGCTTGGGATGTTACGGGGACTGTGGACGGTGttaagaagaagattcttGTCGCGCCTGCGATGAACACTTGTATGTGGAATCATCCCATCACTGCGAGACAGCTGCGAGTCTTGGAGGATGAATGGGGTGGGGAGAATGGTTGGTTTGAGGTTCTGAGACCGATATCAAAGAATTTGGCTTGTGGTGATGTTGGAAATGGTGCCATGGTTACGTGGGAGACTATCGTTGAGGCGAttgagaacaagatcaaggcttAA
- a CDS encoding thioredoxin-like protein, with product MFARTVASSLRQAARPVAVRSTAPLFRTPISPLTPFQARLLSDQTRSAIDKAVSSAPVVLFMKGTPETPQCGFSRAAIQILGLQGVNPDKFAAFNVLEDPELREGIKEYSDWPTIPQLYVAKEFIGGTDILVSMHQNGDLAKLFDEKKVILEGEPEQKE from the exons ATGTTTGCGCGAACAGTAGCTTCA TCCCTCCGGCAAGCCGCCCGGCCTGTCGCCGTCCGCTCAACAGCTCCTCTCTTCCGCACACCAATCTCCCCCCTCACACCCTTCCAAGCCCGTCTTCTCTCCGACCAAACCCGCTCCGCAATCGACAAAGCCGTATCGTCCGCCCCCGTCGTGCTCTTCATGAAGGGAACACCCGAGACACCGCAGTGCGGCTTTTCGCGCGCCGCCATTCAGATCCTCGGTCTGCAGGGCGTCAACCCCGATAAATTCGCCGCTTTCAACGTCCTCGAAGATCCTGAGCTGCGGGAGGGTATCAAGGAGTACTCCGACTGGCCTACGATTCCCCAGCTCTACGTTGCGAAGGAGTTTATTGGTGGAACGGATATTCTTGTTTCGATGCATCAGAATGGTGATTTGGCGAAGCTGttcgatgagaagaaggttaTCCTTGAGGGGGAGCCTGAGCAGAAGGAATAG
- a CDS encoding nucleophile aminohydrolase has translation MPLPTSSIYEPPSAGFTGFPSRRSVVHSTEGIVAAPQPHAANCGLEILRAGGNAADAAVAVAAGLNVTEPVSTGIGGDMFLLYFDAATRQVKSLNGSGRSGSKQTIENIRKSLNIPDGKVGEIPTHHVHAATVPGAAAGWVDTVERFGSGKVSLSQILEPAIKLAENGFPLTEIASHSWQAQEKLLRDASPNFAEMLKKDPSTQDGVRAPRPGEVFKNPTLAQTFRTLATEGKKGFYTGRIAEEIVKVVQDLGGYLELDDLKHHLETGTQNTEPISVKFRGQGLTDKDPNGGVELWEHPPNGQGIVALMALGIIEQLEKQGKIPKFTPEDHNSTAYLHAIIEALRLGFTDASWYVTDPDTTKVPTAGMISPSYLAERAKIFSASKAHDGVQPGNPDFVSPALQSSDTVYFTVTDSAGNAASFINSNYAGFGTAIIPKGCGFTLQNRGANFSLDEKHPNKLEPRKRPYHTIIPGMATNISDGSLHSTFGVMGGFNQPQGTIQVLLNQVLFGLNPQQALDAPRICIGAGMPDEGNVLDWTVHVEEGISEKTVEELKKLGHNVVVLTGWKRAMFGRGQIIRYTVDPDGTPVWSAGSDPRADGAAYPQ, from the exons ATGCCACTGCCTACGTCGTCGATTTATGAGCCGCCTTCGGCTGGCTTCACTGGCTTTCCTTCCAGGAGGAGCGTTGTTCATAGCACGGAGGGTATTGTAGCGGCGCCTCAACCTCATGCTGCGAATTGTGGTCTTGAAATTCTGAGAGCTGGTGGTAATGCAGCT GACGCAGCTGTGGCAGTTG CCGCGGGCTTGAACGTCACAGAGCCTGTGTCCACCGGTATCGGTGGTGACATGTTCCTCCTCTACTTCGATGCCGCCACAAGGCAAGTCAAAAGTCTCAATGGCTCCGGCCGCTCAGGCTCAAAGCAGACCATCGAGAACATTCGCAAGAGCCTCAACATTCCCGACGGTAAAGTTGGCGAAATCCCAACTCATCACGTTCACGCTGCTACTGTTCCCGGCGCTGCAGCTGGCTGGGTCGATACCGTTGAGCGATTTGGCAGTGGAAAAGTTAGCTTGAGCCAGATCCTCGAACCAGCGATCAAGCTAGCTGAGAATGGGTTCCCTCTTACTGAAATCGCTTCTCACTCT tggcaagctcaagagaAGCTTCTTCGTGATGCTTCCCCCAACTTCGCAGAGATGCTCAAGAAAGACCCCTCCACACAAGATGGCGTGAGAGCCCCTCGTCCAGGTGAAGTCTTCAAGAACCCAACTCTCGCTCAAACATTCAGAACTTTGGCGACGGAGGGTAAGAAGGGTTTCTACACTGGTCGTATTGCAGAGGAGATCGTAAAGGTTGTTCAAGACCTGGGAGGATATCTCGAACTCGACGACTTGAAGCACCATCTCGAAACCGGCACTCAGAACACAGAGCCCATTTCCGTCAAATTCCGCGGTCAAGGCCTGACAGACAAAGATCCCAACGGCGGTGTTGAGCTCTGGGAACACCCCCCAAACGGCCAAGGTATCGTCGCTCTCATGGCACTGGGTATAATCGAACAGCTCGAGAAACAGGGAAAGATTCCAAAGTTTACACCGGAAGATCATAACTCTACGGCGTATCTCCACGCTATTATCGAGGCTCTACGTCTCGGCTTCACAGACGCAAGTTGGTACGTCACCGACCCGGACACCACTAAGGTTCCCACCGCTGGCATGATCTCCCCATCATACCTCGCCGAGCGcgccaagatcttctctGCTTCAAAAGCCCACGATGGTGTTCAACCCGGAAACCCTGATTTCGTATCTCCTGCACTTCAAAGCAGCGATACAGTTTATTTCACTGTTACTGACTCCGCTGGTAACGCTGCTTCGTTTATCAACTCCAACTATGCTGGTTTCGGAACTGCGATTATTCCTAAGGGTTGTGGCTTCACACTTCAGAACCGTGGTGCGAATTTCTCGTTGGATGAGAAACATCCTAATAAGCTCGAGCCGAGAAAAAGACCGTATCATACGATTATTCCCGGCATGGCTACGAATATCAGCGATGGATCTCTACATTCTACTTTCGGTGTAATGGGCGGGTTCAACCAACCACAAGGAACCATCCAAGTCCTGCTGAACCAAGTACTTTTCGGTCTGAACCCTCAACAGGCTCTTGATGCGCCGAGAATCTGCATTGGAGCCGGTATGCCAGACGAGGGTAACGTTTTGGACTGGACTGTTCATGTGGAAGAGGGCATTTCTGAAAAGACTGTCgaagagttgaagaagttggggCATAATGTTGTTGTGCTTACGGGTTGGAAGAGAGCTATGTTTGGGCGTGGGCAGATTATTAGATATACCGTTGATCCAGATGGAACGCCGGTTTGGTCGGCTGGCAGTGATCCTAGGGCTGATGGTGCAGCATATCCTCAGTAA